CGGGTGTCCGCCCCGCGACGGCGAACGATCCGGCGACCCCGCAGACGCCCGCGCTCATCGCGGTCGCAGTCTCCGCGCGCGAAATGTTCATAGATAACAGTTAGCAGTCTGGCGACAAAGCAGTTGGGTCGGCGAACGGCGTGCAAAGCGGAGAGACGACCTTCACGATAGATATGCCGGAATCGTTCTATCGAAAGCAAAAAAAGCAATCATTAAACGGCGCGCGTCGAAACGCTTCGAACATGCAACGACGAGCCGCGACGGTGTACGCCGTCCTCTTCCTCGTAGTCGCCGCTGGGGCCTACTCGCTCATCGGCGTCGCGCAGGAACCGGGCATCGACCTGCAAGGGGAGACGTACGCCGAGAACGAGACGCTGACCGCCAACGGCATGGAGTACACGGTGGCATCGGTCGGCGACGGAGAGGGAACGCTGGAGCGCGTCAACGAGTCGGCGCGCTACACCGCGACGTGGGCGAACAACACGACCACGCAGTTGGACAACACCACCTACCGGGTCCTCATCCCGAACGAGACCGACCCCGGTCAGTTCACCCTCCGCGAGCAGTTCAACCTGAGTGAGAACACCTCCACGGTCACCCAAGACGGAACGGAGTACGTCGTCCTCAACGGCAGCGACGGCAACCGCTCGCTCGTGCCGGTCTCCGAGTACAAGCGCCAGCAGTTCGGTGAACCCGAGACTCGGCAGTTCTCCGGGGGCGACTCCGTCCAGTTCGAGGGCAACCAGACCACCGTCTCCAACATCACGGTAGACGAGGCGACGCTGGAGTGGACCGCTCCGCGAACGCTTCAGACCTCGCTCGCCGAGGGCACTACCGTCACGCTCGGACCCGAAGACAACAACCAGACGTTCCTCGCGCACTTCCCCGAGGGACAGGACGGCGTGGTCCAACTGGCGTCGAACCCCGACGCGTATCAGTCGCAGGTCGATGACATCGACACCTTCAACGAGCGCATGGCCGGTCTCTGGGGAATCGTCATCCTCAGCGGCCTGACGGTCATCCTGCTGTTCGGACTCGCCTTCCTGCCGAACAAGTAGTCTGCCTGCGATTCACTTTTCCGCCGCGTTTCGCCGCTTGCCGAGTAACCTCGTCAATCAGCACCGAGCGTGTCGTCTCCGAAAAAGAGCTACTGTCGCACGACCCACGCCAGTCCCACACCGATTGCGATTGCGGCGACCGCACCGAGCGACTGGCCGACCATCAGGAGGGCACCGCCGGACTTGTGCGCCCACGGCGTGCCGACGATGGTCGCCAGTCCGACGAGGACCAGCAGGACGCCGAAACCGGTTCCGAGCGGTACGAGTCTATCCGCGTTCGCTGTAGCCATGGTTGGTCTGTCCGGGCGCGCCGGGTTAACTGTTGTTGAAAGAGACTGCGGTCAGTCGCGCTTGCGCGGACTGTCCAACTCGATGTCGGCCGCCTCCAGCAGGTCTTCGACCTCCTCGCGCTTCTCTTGGTGGTCTTCCAAGAACTCACGCATCAACTGGGCGGCCTGCTCTTTACAGTCGCCACAGAGGCGCTCGCCACCGACGCACTCGTCGTAGACTTCCTTGGCGAACTCGTCGTCGTCGCCCGCCAGCAGGTAGGCGTACAGTTCGTAGACCGGACACTCGTCGGCCTTCCCGCCGAGTTCGCGCTGTTTCTCGGCGGTTTCCCGGCCGCCCGTGGTCGCGGCCTTCACCTTGTCGTAGCCGTCTTCGGGGTCGTCGAGCAGGCTGATGTGACTTGCCGGAACTGACGAGGACATTTTTCCGCCCGTCAGGCCGGTCATGAATCGGTGGTAGATGGACGACGGAGCCGTGAATCCGTAGCCGCCGTGGTCGAGTTCGACCTCGCGGGCCAACTGCTCGGCCGCCTCGCGCGACAGGTCGAACGAGTCGATGTGTTCGTCGAACACGCGCTTGTCCCCTTCGACGGCGTCGATGAGCGCCTCGAAGGCCTCCTCGGTCGCGTTCCGGTCGAGGAACCGGGTGCGGGGCCGGAGCGGTTCCATTCCGGCATTTTCGAGTTTTCTCAGGACGGTCTTGAGTGCCTTGTCGCCGCCCCCGACGTTCGCTCGCCCCTCTTCTAACCACTCGGCGGCCTCCTCACAACGCGGTTGGTCCGGGTTTTCGGCATATTCTGCGCGCCCCTCGTAAGCTAGCTGTAAATACTGGTGTTCGTCTTCGTCGGCCTCGAAACTCGCGTAGGCTTTCGTGACGCCGAAGTAGCCCATCCGGGCCGCGAGGTCCCGCACCAGTCGCATGTGGGGGTCTTGGTCCGGGCCGACCGGAATCACGGTCGGCTTGGGTTCGTCCAGTTGCGGATAAAGGATGTCGGCCATCTGCGTGACGACCGACTGCATGTGCGACACGTCGGTCTCGCCGTCGAAGTCGTAGATGGCCTGCAACTCCGAGAAGTTCGTCTGGGAACCCAACTCGAAGGCCAAGTCCTGCACCTCGCGGTCGCCCGACTGCCGATAGAGGGTTCCCTCCTCGGGGTCGAACCCGAGCGCAAGCAGACTCAGCAGGTAGTCGCGGGCGTGTTCGTCTATCTCGTCCCACGTCATCCCGCGGGCGCTGTGGGCTTCGAGGTCGGCGATGAGCGCGTAGGCGTCCCCGCCCTGCTGTTGGTGCCAGATTATCTCGTCGAAGACCAACTTGTGCCCGATGTGTGGGTCGCCGGTCGGCATGAACCCCGAGAGCGCCGCGAAGGGGTCGTCGTTCACCATCGCATCGACCACTCGGCGGTAGTCGCGGTGGCCGAAGATGACGCCCCGGCGCATCAGGTAGTGAGGGTCGGGCACCTCCGGCAGCACCTCGTCGAACTCCTCGATACCGAACTCCTCGAAGAGTTTCCGGTAGTCGGCGACGGTCGCCGACCCCCACGGGTCGAGGGTCGTCTCGCCGCCGTCCGCTGCATCCGTACCGCCGTCGGTGCGAAGGGGTTCGGCGACGCGGTCGCCGTCGCTCGACTCGTCGCCGTCGGCCACACGCCAGTCCTCGCCCGACGCGTGGCTGTGTCTGTCGGGCGATACCTCGGTCTCGTCCGCGGGGTCGTTACCGGTCATAGCGTAACCGACTGGCGGTGAGCCAATCTACTCGGTTGTAGGCACTTGTTGGCGCAAAAAGGGTTCGTTTCCGAGTGCGGTCCACCGTTTCCACGCGCGTCGTCACGACCGCTCGCCGGTCAGGGCGTCAAGCGCCCGACCGACGCCCACGAGATACTGTTCCCGTCCGCCAGCGCGAACACCATCCGCTTTCGGACTCCGTGGGCGAGTCGCACGTCGAGCGCGAGGTCCCGCGGCGAGAAGACGTGGTCTGCCGGAAGCACTCGGACCAGACATTCTGAGTGGCCCAAGTCGTCCACCGACTCCACGTCGGCGTACGTTCGGAAATCCGACCCGAACTTGAACCCGGTCTTGGGGACGATTCCACGCTCGCGGAGCGCCCGATACACCCGGAGTCGGCGGTCGAACCGCTCGCCCTCGGCGTCGCGGCCCTGCGCTCGCAGGAGTTCGCCGTCACCGCCGCGCGTCTCCTCGCCGCCTGTCTCTTGGTCGCGCGCCGCGCCGAGCGAGAGGACGCCCTCGTCGGCGAGATAGGCCGCCTCGACCAGCGACAACTGGAGGACACCCGGCCTGTTTTCGTTTCCGTCGCGGTCGTCCAGCGGTTGCCCGTAGAACCCTCGCTGGTGAAGCACCTCCGGCGGGTCCCAGACCAGCACGCGGTCGCCGAGCAGGTCCGCGGGCACGCTCGCGGGGAGGTCGGTCGCCGAACTCCCTCGGAGGTCCGCCCGGTCGGTTTCGAGGTAGGTAATCTCGCTCTCCTCGTCCACGACCGCCAACACCACGTCGCCCAACTGGTCGGCGGGCACGTCCGCGCGCTCGCCGACGACGCGGACGCGGTAGAGAACGGCGTCGTCCCACGGTCCCTTGCCGCGGGGGTAGACCACGAAGTCGGTGTTCGACCGGGGTGACTCGACCCATCCCTCGCGGGCGGGCGAGAGGTAGAACCCCCGGTCGCGCAGATTGGCGTAGACCAGAAACCGCGTCGCTATCTCGTCGCCCGCGTTGGCGAGAAACTCCCGAAAGCCCATGCCATCCACGGCGTCGATGTCGCCCTTGAACAGCAGATAGGCCGCTTCGACGCGCGAGAGTGCGATCCGGTTCTCCGCCAAGGGGCGACCGTACCCGCTGGAGTCGTAGTAGCGCTGGCGGGCGTCGCCGCCGACCACCACCTCGTCGTCTCGCAGGCGTCCATCCATGCTCGTCGTTCCGGTTCGGGGCGTCAAACGGTTTCCGGTGTCTCGGCGCACTCGGAGTCGAGACAGCGCGGGTCGGTCGCCCGCGCCGACGAGTCGGCGCGGGCCGCGTCGTCCGTGCAGGAGGAGTCGGCGCGCCGGACCTGCGGAAGTCCACACTCGCAGGTCCCGACTACCTCTCGGTCAGGGAGTGCGAACGTCGTCTCGCAGTCGGGGTACCCCTCACAGCGGAAAAAGAGGGTGCGTTCGCGCAGGACCCGCAGGTCGCTTTCGCAGTCTGGACACGACCACTCGCGGTCGAAGCGCTCGCGGATCGCCTCGTCCAGTTGTTCGCAGTCGCGGTCCACGCAAACTTCGAATCGCGCGCCGCGCTCGACCGCCATCCGGGGCAGTCCGCAGTCGCAAGTCGAGTCGAGCATCGCGGCGTCCCGCGGCAGGCCGTACTCGGCCGGGCAGTCGAGGCAGATGACTGCTCCACGAGCGCGGACCAGCGTCCCGTCGCAGTCCGGGCAGGTGCCCACCTCGGTTCCCGCCGCGGTCGCGCCGTGACTCGCGCGGTCGGCGTCGTCACGGCTCTCGACCCGCAGGCGCTCGCCGTCCTTGACCGCGACCAGGGCGAATCCGCCGTCGCCGTCGGTCTCGCGGTGGACCGCGTTCGCGCGGGTCAGCCACTCGACGGGTTGGTACCCCTCGGCGTCGTGGACGAGAACGGTGTCGTCGGGCTTGTGAACGACGACGACTCGGCCGCGTTGGCGGCGCGAATCGCCGTCGGCGCTGTACGAAGTCGCGCAGTCTCCGGCGTAGACGTGGACGGGTTCGGTCACGGGCAGGGTTCGTCCCGTTTTCGGACTTAAACTCTCGGTCGTCGTCTCACCGTTTCCGACGGTTGTCTCTCCGTCGCCCTCGGCCGCGGTCTCGCCGTCTTCGGTCGCGGTCGTCCGACTACCCTGCGGTTCCGCCCTCGGGCACGACGAGGACCTGAATCGACTCGGAGACGCTCGGGTACTCGTAGCCGTCGTCTACCTCCCCGATAGGTCGAACCGGCGCGTCCTCCTCGGGACCGGTGTCCGGTCCGGACTGGCGCGGGGCCTGATTCGGCCCGCTTCCCGGTTCCTCGTTCTGCTCAGTGCCAGCGTCCCAGAGTCCGACCTGCGCGGTCACGCCGCCAGCGACCGGTTCGCCCTCCCGGAAGAGTTCGATTCCCGAAGGTCCCGGCGCGAAGAACAGGTCGTTCGACGGCACGAACATCGTGGCGAACGAGAGGCGGTCGCCCGGCGCGGCCTCGACTTCGAAGCCGTAGCCCGCGCCCGGACCGATGGGACCGGGGTCGCCGCCAGCGACCGGCGCGTCGAACGTACCGCTGGCGAAGACGCCGTTCGCGCCTGCAATCTCCTCGCCGAGTCCCGAGGGGTCGCCGTCCTCGGCGAGCGCCTCCAGTCCCGCGCTGGCGGACTCGCGCGGCGCGAACAGTTGCACGTCCGGCGAGTGGACCGTGTACGCGCCGGGCGAGAGGATGACCGGTCCCGACTCGCCTCCTTCGGGCGTCAGCGCGTCGGGTTCCGAGACGTTCAGGACGCGGACCTGAAACCGCACGGTCTCGACGCGTTCGGTCGTCGTCTGCTCGCCTTCGGTGGTCTCTTCGCCTGCGGTCGTCTGTCCGTCCTCGGTCGTAGTCTCCTGCGCGCCGACGACGCCTGCGGTCGCCAGCACACCCGCGACGCCTGTGAGAACCGTCCGCCGAGTCGCGCTCGTTCCGCGAGTTGTCCCAGTCTTACGAGTCGTCGGTGTCGAGTCGTCAGTCATGTCTCGGCCGAGAGTCGGCGACCGTCCGAATAAACCGCGCCAGTCGTTCACGTTCGCAGGCCCTCCTTCCGCCTCGGCAACGAAGATTACTGTCGAGAAACGACCGCTCACGCCGGAAAACGCTCGATTGATACTCCGCTCTCACCACCGGAGCAACTATTTTTCCGGCGGTCGTCGCTTCGCCCGTGCAACCGACGGCTGTGCTGTTCGACATGGACGGCGTCATCGTGAACTCCGAACGCTACTGGGTCGAGACCGAGCACGAGGAAATTCTCCCCGCGGCGGTGGACGGGTCGCCCGACACCACCGAGACGACCGGGATGAACTTCCGGGAAATCTACGACTACCTCGAAGCGCGCCACGAGATGACCGAGAGCAAAGACGAGTTTGTCGCCCGCTACGAGACGGCCGCCCGCGACATCTACGGCGAGAAGGTCGAGTTGCAGGCGGGGTTCCGCGACCTCGTGGCCGCCCTCCGCGAGGACGGCCGGACCGTCGCGCTGGTCTCGTCGTCGCCTCACGACTGGATAGACCGGATGCTCGACCGGTTCGACCTCCGCGAGGAGTTCGACCAAATTATTAGCGCCGAAGAAATCGACGGCAAGAGCAAGCCCGAACCCGATGTGTACGAGTACGCCGCCGAGCAGGTCGGCGTCGCGTCCGAGGAGTGTATCGCGGTCGAGGATTCGGAGAACGGGGTCGAGTCTGCGAAGCGCGCCGGGATGCAGGTCGTGGGGTACCGCAACCAGTCCGACGAGGAGTTGGACCTATCGGCGGCCAACGACGTGGCGGCGTCGCCCGAGGAGCTGTGGGGAATTTTGTGCGATGAGTAAAGTATTATATTTTAAGTTGTACTGAAATTTAGTATGAATGTGGGTTCACTGCGTGCCGAAGGGTGGCAAGACGCTATTGCGTTTCTCTTGATGACCGTAGTGACGTTGTTCTTTTGGTATATAAATGACATGCATTTTGACTGGCTGGTATTCCTCACTGGCATTGGTGCAGGTGTAATAGCGTATTTTGCTTATGCTTTTGCAGAAGGCCGTCCTCTGGCCGGTTTTCCGATTGCGATGGTATTTGTCTTCACCATGATTACGGCGGTTATGGTAAAAACGTTAGTTGTTGGGGCCGTCGCTGCATTAATAGTTGTAACTACATTTAAAATATATAAAACATATTTCTAGTATGGGGTGCGACACTACTGTCCGTGAAGAAAAACATTCTTGTTAAGGCATCTGATATATTATTAATAATATTAATAAAAATTAGCAAATTTTTCTAAAACAACTTTTAACCACACCTATAAAATATTATAAATTATATTGTTGTTCTCGTGGTGTGGGCCAAAGATTCGTTCTCGACCATCCCGCTCGTTCCAATAGAGAAACGCCTTTGGAACCCGGTCCCTGTGAGTCGTACGATGGAAGTCGCCGAGGCAGTCCCCGACCCCGAGTTCGCCGAGGTGTTCCCGTTCGAGGAGTTCAACGACATGCAGCGAGAGGTGGTCGATGCCCTCCTCGAAACCGACGAGAACGTGGTGGCGAGCGCGCCGACCGCCAGCGGGAAGACCGCACTGGCGGAACTCGCCATCTGTCGGACCCTCGAAGACGGGGGCACTGCCCTCTTCATCGCGCCGATGCGCGCGCTGACCAACGAGAAAGAGAGCGAGTGGGAGCGCTTCGAGGAGTTGGGCTACTCCGTCTACGTCGTCACGGGCGAGCGCGACCTCAACCCCCGGCGGGCCGAGCGCGCCGACATCCTCGTGATGACCCCCGAGAAGACCGACTCGGCGACCCGGAAACACGACTCGCGGCGCTACGCCTTCATCCGGCAGGTGGACTGTTGCGTCATCGACGAGGTCCACCTGCTCGATTCGGAAAAGCGCGGGAGCGTCCTCGAAGTCACGGTGTCTCGGCTCCGGCGACTCACCGACCCGCGCGTCGTCGCGCTCTCGGCGACGATGCCCAACGTCGGCGACGTGGCCGAGTGGCTCGACGCGCCGCCTGAGACGACCTTTGAGTTCGGCGACGACTACCGGCCGGTGGACCTCAACTCCGGGGTGAAGACCTACACTCACGGCGACAACTCCTTCGCGGACAAGTACCGGCGGCTCTACCGCGCGCTGGACCTCGCGGAACCGCACATCCGCGACGACGGGCAGGCGCTCGTTTTCGTCTCCTCCCGGCAGGACACCGTGCAGGCCGCCAAGAAGGCCCGCGACGAAATCGGCGAGCGCGACGTTCCGATGGGCGCGCGCGGCGACTACGACTTCCACAACGAGGCCGACGACCTCCAGAACGACACGCTCCGGAAGTCGGTGCTGGACGGCGTGGCCTTCCACCACGCTGGCCTCTCGAAGGGGGACAAAGACAAGGTAGAGGAGTGGTTCAAGCAGGGCAAGATTCAGCTTCTGTTCTCGACCTCGACGCTCGCGTGGGGCGTCAACCTCCCCGCCAGATGCGTCGTCCTGCGGGACACGAAGATTCACGACCCCCTCGAAGGCGAAGTGGATATGAGTCCCCTCGACATCCTCCAGATGCTCGGGCGGGCGGGCCGTCCCGAGTACGACGACGTGGGTTACGGATGGGTCGTCTGCGACCACTCGGAGGCCGACAAGTACCGGAGACTACTCCGTGAGGGCAAGGAAATCGAGTCCCAACTCGCCGCGGACCTCGACGCTCACCTCAACGCCGAGATAGCGATGGGCACCATCCGGGACCTCGGCGACGTGATGGACTGGCTCGAAACCACTTTCTACTACGTCCGGGCCAACTCCAACCCCGACGCCTACGGACTCGACGACTTGGAGGCGGACCTCCGGAGTCGCGTCCGCGAGGCGCTCGACCGACTCGACGGGCGCGGATTCGTAGACATCGGCGACGACCTCGGCGTCTCGGCGACGCCGCTGGGACGACTCGCCTCGAAGTTCTACCTCCGACTCGATACCGCGGGCGAGTTCCACGACCTCGTCGAGCGCGAGGAGGTCGGGACCGACGATATCCTCCGGACCGTCGCGGACGCCGCGGAGTTCGACAGCGTGAGCGCCCGCCAGTCCGAGCGCGAGGCGGTCGATTCTGTCCTCGTAGGGCAGAACGCGGGCGAGTTGGACTCCGGCGCGCGCAAGATTCTCGCCATCCTGCGCTCGACGATGACGGGGACGACCCCCGGCGAACTCCGGAGCGACGCGTGGGTCATCACCCAGAACGCGCTCCGCCTGTTCGCGGCGCTCCGGGCGTTCCTCGAACGCTTCGACCGGCCGCGCGCCGCCAACCTCG
This genomic stretch from Halorussus pelagicus harbors:
- a CDS encoding tryptophan--tRNA ligase; this encodes MTGNDPADETEVSPDRHSHASGEDWRVADGDESSDGDRVAEPLRTDGGTDAADGGETTLDPWGSATVADYRKLFEEFGIEEFDEVLPEVPDPHYLMRRGVIFGHRDYRRVVDAMVNDDPFAALSGFMPTGDPHIGHKLVFDEIIWHQQQGGDAYALIADLEAHSARGMTWDEIDEHARDYLLSLLALGFDPEEGTLYRQSGDREVQDLAFELGSQTNFSELQAIYDFDGETDVSHMQSVVTQMADILYPQLDEPKPTVIPVGPDQDPHMRLVRDLAARMGYFGVTKAYASFEADEDEHQYLQLAYEGRAEYAENPDQPRCEEAAEWLEEGRANVGGGDKALKTVLRKLENAGMEPLRPRTRFLDRNATEEAFEALIDAVEGDKRVFDEHIDSFDLSREAAEQLAREVELDHGGYGFTAPSSIYHRFMTGLTGGKMSSSVPASHISLLDDPEDGYDKVKAATTGGRETAEKQRELGGKADECPVYELYAYLLAGDDDEFAKEVYDECVGGERLCGDCKEQAAQLMREFLEDHQEKREEVEDLLEAADIELDSPRKRD
- the endA gene encoding tRNA-intron lyase, whose amino-acid sequence is MDGRLRDDEVVVGGDARQRYYDSSGYGRPLAENRIALSRVEAAYLLFKGDIDAVDGMGFREFLANAGDEIATRFLVYANLRDRGFYLSPAREGWVESPRSNTDFVVYPRGKGPWDDAVLYRVRVVGERADVPADQLGDVVLAVVDEESEITYLETDRADLRGSSATDLPASVPADLLGDRVLVWDPPEVLHQRGFYGQPLDDRDGNENRPGVLQLSLVEAAYLADEGVLSLGAARDQETGGEETRGGDGELLRAQGRDAEGERFDRRLRVYRALRERGIVPKTGFKFGSDFRTYADVESVDDLGHSECLVRVLPADHVFSPRDLALDVRLAHGVRKRMVFALADGNSISWASVGRLTP
- a CDS encoding endonuclease NucS domain-containing protein encodes the protein MTEPVHVYAGDCATSYSADGDSRRQRGRVVVVHKPDDTVLVHDAEGYQPVEWLTRANAVHRETDGDGGFALVAVKDGERLRVESRDDADRASHGATAAGTEVGTCPDCDGTLVRARGAVICLDCPAEYGLPRDAAMLDSTCDCGLPRMAVERGARFEVCVDRDCEQLDEAIRERFDREWSCPDCESDLRVLRERTLFFRCEGYPDCETTFALPDREVVGTCECGLPQVRRADSSCTDDAARADSSARATDPRCLDSECAETPETV
- a CDS encoding spondin domain-containing protein, whose protein sequence is MTDDSTPTTRKTGTTRGTSATRRTVLTGVAGVLATAGVVGAQETTTEDGQTTAGEETTEGEQTTTERVETVRFQVRVLNVSEPDALTPEGGESGPVILSPGAYTVHSPDVQLFAPRESASAGLEALAEDGDPSGLGEEIAGANGVFASGTFDAPVAGGDPGPIGPGAGYGFEVEAAPGDRLSFATMFVPSNDLFFAPGPSGIELFREGEPVAGGVTAQVGLWDAGTEQNEEPGSGPNQAPRQSGPDTGPEEDAPVRPIGEVDDGYEYPSVSESIQVLVVPEGGTAG
- a CDS encoding HAD family hydrolase: MQPTAVLFDMDGVIVNSERYWVETEHEEILPAAVDGSPDTTETTGMNFREIYDYLEARHEMTESKDEFVARYETAARDIYGEKVELQAGFRDLVAALREDGRTVALVSSSPHDWIDRMLDRFDLREEFDQIISAEEIDGKSKPEPDVYEYAAEQVGVASEECIAVEDSENGVESAKRAGMQVVGYRNQSDEELDLSAANDVAASPEELWGILCDE
- a CDS encoding DEAD/DEAH box helicase, producing the protein MEVAEAVPDPEFAEVFPFEEFNDMQREVVDALLETDENVVASAPTASGKTALAELAICRTLEDGGTALFIAPMRALTNEKESEWERFEELGYSVYVVTGERDLNPRRAERADILVMTPEKTDSATRKHDSRRYAFIRQVDCCVIDEVHLLDSEKRGSVLEVTVSRLRRLTDPRVVALSATMPNVGDVAEWLDAPPETTFEFGDDYRPVDLNSGVKTYTHGDNSFADKYRRLYRALDLAEPHIRDDGQALVFVSSRQDTVQAAKKARDEIGERDVPMGARGDYDFHNEADDLQNDTLRKSVLDGVAFHHAGLSKGDKDKVEEWFKQGKIQLLFSTSTLAWGVNLPARCVVLRDTKIHDPLEGEVDMSPLDILQMLGRAGRPEYDDVGYGWVVCDHSEADKYRRLLREGKEIESQLAADLDAHLNAEIAMGTIRDLGDVMDWLETTFYYVRANSNPDAYGLDDLEADLRSRVREALDRLDGRGFVDIGDDLGVSATPLGRLASKFYLRLDTAGEFHDLVEREEVGTDDILRTVADAAEFDSVSARQSEREAVDSVLVGQNAGELDSGARKILAILRSTMTGTTPGELRSDAWVITQNALRLFAALRAFLERFDRPRAANLARRVEARIEHGVSSDAVGLTALDGVGSGRASKLAKEGIATPADVREAGEDGLVDAGLSAGVAEAVLESAGDLPQISVAWGSFPDSIPTGENDMREVTVRNAGDGTQVGIRVTVNGVEMTETTTYLDGSATVPVGVFGGTDDEMEYVVRVSFPDLPLLPVTDSRTVRVE